The Polyodon spathula isolate WHYD16114869_AA chromosome 3, ASM1765450v1, whole genome shotgun sequence genome has a segment encoding these proteins:
- the LOC121308566 gene encoding E3 ubiquitin-protein ligase NHLRC1-like produces the protein MSGEALSFGSRSSSSSWTHERVLNEIETSLLECKVCFEKYSQQQKKRRPRNLSCGHVMCWKCISCLTDPHYQRLECPFCRKICSSSETSDCLPLMHISELLSPAWELASGTRNEALGLTSTGVKFHVAFGGWGNLINPTGVAFFRKSGALVVVHDGKKRVSIFNPKGKYLHGFGTKEDCPTDVCYPLNVAVTLDGYIVITDAGDCSVKVFNSRGRNSVTIRESFQLPWGVDTDCQNQILVTDSEAGTLSQLEVDFSKDILVSNIVATSNLCCPREIAVSKSTGSVIVVEHLRDQKARSFTGTRLKMFDSKLQLMCQIDSFGFSLICPIQLCVSGVAFDKEGNVLVADGNHKVVLCLGKVMESPSLRPIISQGLVCPVGLACTADNTLIVLDSGDHAVKIYTVC, from the coding sequence ATGTCTGGTGAAGCATTAAGCTTTGggagcagaagcagcagcagcagctggacACACGAGAGGGTCTTAAATGAGATTGAAACCAGCCTGCTGGAATGCAAAGTGTGTTTTGAGAAATACAGCCAGCAACAGAAAAAGCGCAGGCCAAGGAATCTGTCATGTGGCCATGTGATGTGCTGGAAATGTATCTCCTGCCTCACCGACCCCCACTATCAGCGTCTAGAGTGCCCCTTCTGCCGCAAGATCTGCAGTtcctcagagacatcggattgcCTGCCTTTGATGCACATAAGTGAACTTCTCTCCCCAGCTTGGGAGCTAGCCAGTGGGACAAGAAATGAAGCACTGGGACTGACATCCACTGGAGTGAAGTTCCATGTTGCTTTTGGTGGCTGGGGGAACTTGATCAACCCTACCGGTGTTGCATTTTTCAGAAAATCTGGAGCACTGGTGGTGGTACATGATGGCAAGAAGCGTGTCAGCATTTTTAACCCAAAGGGGAAGTACCTGCACGGGTTTGGTACAAAAGAGGACTGTCCGACAGATGTCTGCTATCCCCTAAATGTGGCAGTCACGCTTGATGGGTACATTGTGATTACTGATGCTGGTGACTGCTCTGTGAAAGTTTTTAATTCCAGAGGAAGGAACTCCGTTACCATCAGAGAATCTTTTCAGTTACCTTGGGGCGTGGACACAGACTGTCAGAACCAAATCTTAGTGACAGATTCTGAGGCTGGGACACTTTCCCAACTGGAGGTCGATTTTTCTAAGGACATTTTGGTCAGTAACATTGTGGCCACTTCTAACCTTTGCTGCCCAAGAGAAATAGCAGTTTCCAAATCCACCGGGTCTGTCATTGTTGTAGAGCATTTGAGAGACCAAAAAGCTAGAAGCTTTACTGGCACCAGGCTCAAAATGTTTGACAGCAAACTGCAACTGATGTGCCAAATAGATAGCTTTGGCTTTAGTTTAATTTGTCCTATTCAGCTGTGTGTTTCTGGCGTGGCTTTTGACAAAGAAGGGAATGTCTTAGTTGCTGATGGCAATCACAAGGTTGTACTTTGCTTAGGGAAAGTGATGGAATCACCCTCATTAAGACCAATCATAAGCCAGGGTCTTGTATGCCCTGTGGGACTGGCTTGCACAGCAGATAACACGCTGATTGTATTAGACAGTGGTGACCATGCTGTTAAAATTTACACTGTCTGTTGA